From the genome of Cervus elaphus chromosome 7, mCerEla1.1, whole genome shotgun sequence:
TCCTGGACATGACCATTAAACTTTTGTCTTAATAGTTTTATGTTTGCTTAGGAAATGGTAACGATTGCTTGAGATCTCAGCAGCCGAGCGCTGTCTCAGTTTGAGAGCACTGATGTTTGTACTAAAACTTACAGCTGTTCGTTGGTGAGAAGGGTAGGTTAATAGGTATTTCAAGTCAATGATACACCACCGTGCTTTCCAGCTGAGTCAGGGGATAAGTGGAAATGTGCCAAGAGGGTGCAAAGGCGTGGCTTTTTACCTGCAGCGATGCTTAGGTGCGCGTTAGCCTAGACGAGCAGCGCCCCAGGAACACCCTCTTGAGTCTCTCCGGTCCCCAGGGACGTTTCTAGAGCAGACAGAGGAACGTGTGCAGGAGTCACCCAGAAGGCGGTGAGGTCCTGCCGTGCGCAGGGGGCCTCCTCACTGCCGGGCGCCTTTGTGCTTCACTCTGCCTCTCCATTCCTCTGAGAACCCTTGACGGTAGCCATTACTCATCATAATAATTTCCCAGCTCATGTGTGAGGGGGTGAAGGTTGAGGTGTCGAGAGTGGTTCTTTATTCCTGATGAACTTCACTGTGTATTAGGCCGGCCCACGAGCcctagaggagccttgtgggggAGCCTCAGGTTGTCTGCTGTGACGTGGAGTGGTCCTGGCCTTCCTGTGCTGAGGTCACAGGCCCTCAGGGTGCGAACTCCGCCTGGCTGCCTGGCACGTCTCGGGAAGGGCTCCCGGCCTGCGGGCTGCGGGCTCTGGTCACCAGCAGACTCTGGAAGCGCGGTCTCTCCCACTGTCGTTGTTCCTACTCGTTTCTCCTCGGATTTTAACACCTTTATCTgagtctttctatttatttatttattttttgggggtaaACTTTAGAGTTAAATTTTCCTCCATTTAGGCACACTTACGGTTTCCTTAGAATGCAAGATTTTAAAGCAGCTCCTTCTCTGAATTTTTCCAGTCCATTCATTCCTACCTTGTTACTCATCTTTAAACAAGGGAGATCAACTGAGACAGGAAAGCCAACTCTTTTAcccatttctgtttattttctcctgtatCTTCCCCCTCCCCCGTGTCATCTtgcttctctgctgctgctgctgctaagtcacttcagtagtgtctgactctgtgcgaccccatccctgggattctccaggcaagaaactggagtgggttgccatttccttctccaatgcattaaagtgaaaagtgaaagtgaagtcactcagtcatgtctgactctttgagaccccatggactgcagcccaccaggctcctccgtccatgggattttccaggcaagcgtactgaagtggggtgccattgccttctccatcttgcTTCTCTAGTATGTACTAAATCCACACTTAAAAGTAGTGTCTTTTAGGAATATTTGTGAAGTATTTGATAAAAAATGTTGGTCACAAAACTCTTAGAAACTGAAGGGcaatattgattattttaaattacttatctCGATAGGCGCTTTCcttaaacacagagaaagaatttcaCCAAGATTTCCAGCAGCTTCTTGCTGAGCTGAACAAGCCTGACGCTCAGTACTTGCTCACGACGGCCAACAGGATCTTTGGGGAGAAGACCTACGAATTTCTCTCTGTAAGTTCAGTCAACAGAACAGTACAAGTTGTGATCAAAATGTGGAGTGTGAGAGAAAGACCCCAGAGAACTGACACTTATGAACATGATTTCTAAAACTTGTAATTCCCTAAATGTACTTTCCATTAGTTGAAATTTGACTATTTCTAAAATGCATTTATCCATTATAATTATTCATAGCTGAGTTCTTACCTGTTTATAAACACTGATCTTTTCATATCTAGCAGATTAGAATGACCACCTTCAAGGAATTAATGGTTActttaatgtaatatatatattgttCAGAATTTTGGAAACTCGCTGACCACTCTCCTCTCCAAAGACCTTTAAGGAATCGTGTCTTCGCTTCTACTACGCTGAGCTGGAGCAGCTCTCCTTTGCCGAAGCTGCAGAGCCGTCCAGGAAGCAGATCAACGCTTGGGTCTCAAAGAAGACTGAAGGTCAGCGCTCCCGGGTGCCTCCCCCACTTCCGCGCCTCCTGCTCCCCGCTCCCtgctcctctgttgtccctggCCTTTCTGATGGTCAGCACCGTGCTGTCTGGGCCTCTTGGACTACCTGAACCTTAATGGACTCACAGAGGTTTTGATCGGATGCTCGGGTGTTCAACAGCAGAGACTTCATTGTGTCCCTTCTCCCTGGAGCAGAGTGGCCGGCAGGAGCTGAAGCCCACAGGCCAGGCTCCCAGGTTAACAGCTGACAGAGAAGCATCGTCTCCCTCGGGCGTGTGTTCACGCGTCAGTGAATGCCGCACCTCTGTAGGAAGGAGCCTGGGGCCTCCTCTGAGCACAGTCTCTGTGGCCCCCCATCACAGCGGACTGACCCCCCTCCTGCCCCTTTCTTGTCCCCCACCTCCACTCCTGTCCTCAGATGTGAGGAGCCTAGACCTGGCAGGCCCACTGCAGGCCCGCTCTCAGGCTGATGGTTCTGCAGACTGAAATCACTGCACCGGGGTGGGTAGAGCCTCATTCGCTCCTGTTCCCCAGGGTGTCCTGCTGTGGCCTCGGCCCCATGATGGCCGTGTGATGTTGGACCCATGTAGGCCCCTCTGTACCAATTACACATGGTACCACTAAGAGCAATGCTGTTTCTGCTAATACATGAGACAGCAGAGAGCAAAGAGCAGGAGGTTGTCTTTCCTTCAAGACTTAGCCTTCCTTGCCCAGTTTCTTCTTTGCCCTCTGGAGGGGTGAATTAGCAGGGGTGCTCTTAGTTCACTGAAAAGGCTAGACTTGATCTCCAGGGGACAAGGGAGTACCTTTCACGTGCTACCTGACCTTCTCTGAGAACGTCTGGAGGATCAAGTAGTGAAACCTTTGCTAGCGACTTCCAGAAGTTTATCCTCTCGCTGATGGTGTGCCCCTGAGCCATTCATGGTGGCCTCCTGTGACAAGTCCCCACGCAGTCCTGGAAGGTTGGCTCTGGATGTGGCTTCTCCAGCCATAGCCTCTCCAGCCCACCCTTTGTTTCCTGTTTCCTCCCACCTGGAGCAGACTTCTCCCTGAGTGATGAAGTGGTTCATGTCACCCACTTTGCAGAGGTCCTGAAGCACCGTGATCATAAACGCCACCTGTGTGTGTGGGTTCCATGCAGAACAACCCAAATTGGGCAAATCTCAACGAGGACTGCTAATCGGGATTTTCCAATGAGCCTtatcaaggtttttttgttttttttttttatcatgcttTGTATTCTTTACTTCTCCCTAAGGTAAGATTCCAGAGTTGTTGCCTGCTAACTCCATCAATGCAGAGACCAGGCTGATTCTGGTTAACGCTGTCTACTTCAAAGGGAGGTGGAGTGAGAAATTCGACAAGGAGTACACCAGGGAGATGCCTTTTAGAATAAACCAGGTGGGGGAAACTTTCGAACATCCTGAGAATTTGGTGAAAAAATTGAATGGAAAAATTTAACTTTGTAAGAGCATAAATCATTGGTTAATAATAATTTGAAACTTCACACATTTCTGAATGAAATTTtaaactcagtggtgaagaactgaAGGTATGAAAAACACTTGTTGCCTTCGGTCTTTTGCACTTTTTATTGTTCCTAGAGCCTTGATAGTTTCTCACAAAGTCACTCCTGTATGAGTGTGTTCATCCTACATTCAGCCTGAAAGCTTGAGGTTTTCTTTTAAGTCCAAATTGCTcagacagaaagcaaaaaaaaaaaagagagagagagagagagagaagaaatccaaatTTAAACCCCCCACAGGTGTTAGGAAAGTGTGATCTGGGTATTACTATGATGGGGGTGGGGCGTGGGGTGTAGTCTGCAGAGCAAAAGAATacgaaaatgtatttctttaatcagttattttaaaaatgagaataaatacaGACTTGATTTGCTATTAATCATTAATTCAGTAATCATAGCTTTCTAATAATAAAACTGATTTAGTCTTGACATTGAGGTATAATTTCAATTCAGATAGGCATTGAAATAGTTTGTTAACCACTCCCCCACCGCCAGCCCTTATAAAAACACCATTTTAATGCAACTCAGAAATTTATAGGCATAAAACCCTTTTCTTCGAATACAGTATACTGTAAATAATCAGCCTTCTAGTTGCAGAGCGGGAGGGGAGCACAACTAGTCATCCACAACTGGCATGGATTTTAGaaatttgttttaatctttttaatagaTGACTTGTGTCAACTTATAAAACTGAATTTAGTAAGGGTAGTATTTCAGTTAACTTCTGTGTACGTATagcatttctgtattttaaaaagttatttcctcCAATTAAAGTTTCAGAATTGGTACAGTTGGATTTAAATGCATGAAGACCCATatggttctttatttttttaaccgtgcagcacagcatgtgggatcttagcttcctgagcAGGAATTAAACCTGCCACCCCTGCAGTTTAACCTCTGGGCCCCCAGTGAGGCCCCCGTGTGGTCCCTTACACTTGCTGTCACACTGCGTTCTGAGCCTGTCTACATTCTGGACTGCACTGCTGTGAAACTCTAAGGTTTCATGAaacttttttctaattaaatagCAGTAATTTTCATTGGATTCTGTTGTTTCATCAGATATACTTACTGGGCATCTTTTAGCTCTGAAAATCTGACTTCCTTTTCTGAGAACAGCAGAGCACCTCGTTTATTTTGCTGAGTGAACCATCTTTCCCAGGCCAGCACCAGTGTGCTGACAACAGGTGCCTTGCGATGGGAACAGGGAGAAGCTGGTGGACAGTTTGTAGCACTAACCAGGGCACAGATACCGTTTCCATCGGGGGTTCTGCACACCCCGCCGTCCACCGCTTCTCCTGGAGACGGTGCTGCCTCCTCCGATGATCTGTGTCTGATTCCGGGTCATCTGTTTACTCCTGCAGAAGGAGCAGAGGCCGGTGCAGATGATGTTTCAGGACGGGGTGTTCAGACTTGCCCGCATCCAGGAGGTGCAGGCCCAGGTGCTGGAGCTGCCATACGCGGACGAGGAGCTGAGCATGCTGGTGCTGCTGCCCAACGACCACGTGCCTCTGAGCTCAGTGAGTGTCCTGCGAGTCCTTCCTGCCCGGCTGGCCCTCGAGCCCCTCCTCCTGCTCTGGGGCGTGCTAGCTCGGGTACCAGAGCGCGAGATGGCACACCTGTCCTCCAGGTGActcgggggaggtggggggcaccATCCCTCCGGGAGAGGAGACTCAGGGCTGCCTGACATTGCTGAATCCCAAAGTCGAATTCTGGCCTTTCAGGTGGAGAAACATCTCACTTGGGAAAAGTTCCTCGCCTGGACCCAGCCTCACTCCATGAAGAAGACCCAGGTGGAAGTCTTCCTCCCAAAGTTTAAGCTGGAGATGACCTACGACATGGTGTCGGTGCTCCAGGGCCTGGGGGTGCTTGAGGCCTTCCAGTCGGGCCGGGCTGACTTCTCGGCCATGTCTCCCAGCGAAGGCCTGTGTCTGTCCGCCTTAGCCCACAAGAGCGTGGTGGAGGTGGACGAGGAGGGCACGGAGGCCGCGGCCGCCTCCGCAATGCTGCAGGTCGACAGCTGCATGGTGAACCAGCCCCGGTTCTGTGCCGACCACCCCTTCCTGTTCTTCATCAGACACAACGGCTCCCGCAGCACTCTCTTCTGCGGCAGGTTCTCCTCCCCGTAGGGGCGCGCGCGCCGCGCCTGCCCGCCCTGCCCTCGCTGGGTCCCCCGGGGCCTGGGCAGCTCCGGGCCTCAATGACCCGCCAGCACACCCTTGCTTCTCCCCCAGGCTGACCCCTGGACGGGGATCGAGGGCCAGTAGACCTCAGTGATTGTATTTGAGACGCAGCCTGAATCCCGTAGGATGGCAGGCACAGCGCTCCATGGGCCGCGGACTCCCTTCCCGCTCGCTCCTGCGGCGTTTCTTTCCGGTGGCGCCGGGTTCTCTTCCGGGTCACCTGCTTGCCTTAGCCCGTTTCAGTGTTCAGCCAGGCCGTTAGCTGTCACTGCCGTTTGATAGGTCTCCTGGTGCTTGCGCTTTTTAGGGACGTTCCTTAGTGcgtgtttatttttttggctgtgtagcACGTGGGATGCCAGTTTCCCGAccaggatggaacccatggcccctgcggTGGAAGCTTGGCTTCCTTTCCGTTGACCTGCCTGGGAATGCCCTCTTTAATGCACATCTTATCTTTCTTTGACATTCACTGCTCACCGTGGATGTTGCCAACCCTGCATcaggccctggggaaggaagtgggagggtGTGAGCCTCTTGAGTCCTGCCCCCATGGCAGAAGTAGGCAGCTTTGAGGACTACCAGGCTGGACTAGGTCCTGCCTCTAGGTGACCATGTGACCTCTGGGAGGATCACACGTTTCTACATGTTACTGTATTTCTCCACCTCCAACTCTAACAGGAAAAATCACATTCAACCCTTAAAGCTCATTTCCAACGTCATCTTCTCTGAGAGTTGTTTCCTTTCCTGCATAACCAGAGGTACGTCTTTGTACCCTCACTGCCCCCTGGGAGATGGCACGTCTCTGACGGTAGCTGTTTGTATATTGCCTGTCTGTGTTTTCTGGCTTTAAGGCCCTTGGGGATGGGACTGTGTTTTACGCATCAGGGTGCCACTTAGGTTGCATGGGTAAGCAATTTGATGATGAGctctgtgacttaaaaaaaaaaaaaaaaaaaaaggttagaaaTCAGTTTTTCTaattgataaataataaaaacgatttattaaaaaacaatgtattgtttttttaaataatttttttattgaggtgaaatttataaaacctaaaattaccattttaaagtgaGTGACACACCAGTGTATAGTCTGTTAACACTGTTGTTCAACCACCACATTGATCTAGTTCCAAATATTTTTCATCACCCTGTATCCACTAAGCAGTTACTCCCCATTCCCTGCTTCTCCCAACCCATGGCAACCACCAGCCTGCTTTCTATCTCCATGGATTTACCTGTGCTGGCAATTTCACGTAAGCTGAATCATGCATGACCCTTTTTGTGCCTGGCCTCTTTCATCTCACATaatgtgtattaaaaatcaggggcatcagtttgccaacaaaggtccgtatagtcaaatctatggtttttccagtggtcatgtacagatgtgagagtttggaccataaagactgggtgccaaagaattgatacttttgaactatgatgttggagaagactcttccgagtcccttggactgcaaggagatcaaaacagtacatcctaaagaaaatcagtcctgaatattcattggaaggactgatgttgaagctgaagctccaatactttggccacctgatttgaagagctgagtcattggtaaagaccctgatgctgggaaagattgagggcaggagaaggggatgacagaggatgaggtggttggttggcatcaccaacttgacggacatgagtttgagcaagctccgggagatggtgaaggacagagaagcctggtgtgctgcagtccatggggtcgcagagtcagacacaactgagcgactgaacaacaacaaaatatgctCAAGAATCACCCATGTTATAGCAGATGTCAGCATCTGACCATttgtatatgtcttctttggagaaaagtgtgTTCaagttctttgttcattttttcattgGGCTGTTGGTCTTTTTTgtgattgaataatattccactgtatgcaaAGAACACATTTTGTTTGTCCAACCATCCATTGACGGACATTTGGTTTTGTTTCCACTCTTGGTTCATTGTGAGCAATCCTGCTAtgaacatgcatatatatgtgtatatatatatatatgtatatatatatttatttatttatttatttatttgagtattTGCTCTTCATACTTTTGGGTACATTCCTAGGagaaattgctgggtcagatggtgATTTCATGTTTAAGTCTTTGAGGAACTACCAgactgctttccacagtggctgctctCCACTCCTGTGTGAGGGCTCCAGGTTCTTCACAGTCTTACCAAATGtctgttatttcctttcttttaaaagtattatgGCCATCTCAGTGGGTGagaagtgatacctcactgtggttttcatcTGCATTTCCCTAACGTCTAATAATGTTGagtgcctttttatttttccaactttcacatttttataattacaaaaaCTAATAATACAATAATCAtttccacacacaaagataaGTGCTCCTCCTGTTGTGTAAACAAGATGTCTCAGTCTCCAACCCCAGGGCCGGCTGATGGAGTTAACTGAAGGCTGTTCAGTCATGGAAGCAATTTGCCCAGAGCCAAACACATCCTCCTGGCCAGACCATGCCAGGGCTGTGTCTCTCACAGACAGTTCCCACCCCATTGGGAAGAAGCTCACCAAACTGTTCTTTAAACATCACAGCTGGGTGGAATCCTCAtccatttaaataaaacattttaaaatatcctttcacTATAATGTACAGATACAGAGCCCAAATAAATGATTTAAGGAAAATGTAATTCCTTCATGATTAAATAAGACAtcatctagttcagttcagttcagtcactcagtcgtgtctgactctttgtgacctcatggactgcagcacaccaggcttccctgtccatcaccaactcctggagtttactcaaactcttgtccatcaactcggtgataccatcccaccatttcatcctctcgtccccttctcctcctgctgttgAGTGCCTTTTAACTTttgtatatgtcttctttggagaaaagtgtgTTCAAGTCCTTTCTTCGTTTTTTCATTGGGCTGTTGGTCTTTTTGTTGTCAAGTTGTAAAagctctttatgtattctggatgtTAGGCCTTTATCAGACTTGTGATTTGCAagtattctctcccattctgtagggtatattttccctttcttaaTCGATCCACAGAAGTTTTTATTCAATGAAATTCAGtttatctattgttttcctttttttgcttatatttttggtGTCACAGCTAAGAATCTATTGCCCTATCcaaagtcatgaagatttacagctgttttttttttttctaagacttTTATggttttaagttttatatttagaTTGTTAATCTATTTGATATCTGTGATATGA
Proteins encoded in this window:
- the LOC122697673 gene encoding serpin B9-like isoform X1, yielding MGSWNVASSVRLGLRWRMLMEERREPSNPGSVSDSRPGLMDALCEANGTFALRLLKALCEDDPSGNVFFSPVSLSSVLAMVLLGAKGDTAAQVAQALSLNTEKEFHQDFQQLLAELNKPDAQYLLTTANRIFGEKTYEFLSTFKESCLRFYYAELEQLSFAEAAEPSRKQINAWVSKKTEGKIPELLPANSINAETRLILVNAVYFKGRWSEKFDKEYTREMPFRINQKEQRPVQMMFQDGVFRLARIQEVQAQVLELPYADEELSMLVLLPNDHVPLSSVEKHLTWEKFLAWTQPHSMKKTQVEVFLPKFKLEMTYDMVSVLQGLGVLEAFQSGRADFSAMSPSEGLCLSALAHKSVVEVDEEGTEAAAASAMLQVDSCMVNQPRFCADHPFLFFIRHNGSRSTLFCGRFSSP
- the LOC122697673 gene encoding serpin B9-like isoform X2; translation: MLMEERREPSNPGSVSDSRPGLMDALCEANGTFALRLLKALCEDDPSGNVFFSPVSLSSVLAMVLLGAKGDTAAQVAQALSLNTEKEFHQDFQQLLAELNKPDAQYLLTTANRIFGEKTYEFLSTFKESCLRFYYAELEQLSFAEAAEPSRKQINAWVSKKTEGKIPELLPANSINAETRLILVNAVYFKGRWSEKFDKEYTREMPFRINQKEQRPVQMMFQDGVFRLARIQEVQAQVLELPYADEELSMLVLLPNDHVPLSSVEKHLTWEKFLAWTQPHSMKKTQVEVFLPKFKLEMTYDMVSVLQGLGVLEAFQSGRADFSAMSPSEGLCLSALAHKSVVEVDEEGTEAAAASAMLQVDSCMVNQPRFCADHPFLFFIRHNGSRSTLFCGRFSSP